One Aegilops tauschii subsp. strangulata cultivar AL8/78 chromosome 7, Aet v6.0, whole genome shotgun sequence genomic window carries:
- the LOC109777289 gene encoding probable transcription factor GLK1 translates to MLAVSSARCLAADADEQRAEAAPMETVGGAAVVADLDIDFDFTVDDIDFGDFFLRLEDGDALPDLEVDPADIFTDLEAAAAGVEEFQDQQVPCAELLAAVEDVGSVSPASGVIGVDNTAVGLGDEKRGCNQAEVGENMGGGDRPIVPDAKSPSSTTSSSTEAESRHKSSSKNSHGKKKAKVDWTPELHRRFVQAVEQLGIDKAVPSRILEIMGINSLTRHNIASHLQKYRSHRKHMIAREAEAASWTQRRQMYAAGGPAAAVKRQDSNMWTVPTIGFAPAHPPPPPPPSPAAMQHYARPLHVWGHPTMDSPRMPMWPRHTISRAPMPAWAPPPPPPSDPAFWHHPYMRGPAAYMPTHGTPCMAMPMTPKFPAPPVPVAMPCTVYAPPSPAPALASKNQQDSQLQLQAQPSNESIDAAIGDVLSKPWLPLPLGLKPPSLGSVMGELERQGVANVPQACG, encoded by the exons ATGCTTGCCGTGTCCTCCGCGAGGTGCCTCGCCGCCGACGCGGACGAGCAGCGCGCCGAGGCCGCGCCCATGGAGACGGTTGGGGGTGCAGCGGTGGTGGCGGACCTGGACATAGACTTCGACTTCACCGTCGATGACATAGACTTCGGGGACTTCTTCCTCAGGCTAGAGGACGGCGACGCGCTGCCGGACCTGGAGGTCGACCCCGCCGACATCTTCACCGATCTGGAGGCGGCGGCCGCGGGCGTCGAGGAGTTTCAGGACCAGCAGGTGCCCTGCGCCGAGCTCTTGGCTGCCGTGGAGGACGTCGGTTCGGTCAGTCCAGCCAGTGGTGTCATCGGCGTAGACAACACGGCGGTAGGACTAGGAGACGAGAAGCGAGGGTGCAATCAAGCCGAGGTGGGCGAAAACATGGGCGGCGGCGACCGCCCCATTGTGCCGGACGCAAAATCGCCGTCGTCGACAACGTCGTCGTCCACGGAGGCCGAGAGCCGCCACAAGTCATCAAGCAAGAACTCCCACGGAAAGAAGAAAGCCAAG GTGGACTGGACGCCGGAGCTGCACCGGAGGTTCGTGCAGGCCGTAGAGCAGCTCGGCATCGACAAGGCAGTGCCGTCTAGGATTTTGGAGATCATGGGGATCAACTCACTCACTCGGCACAACATAGCAAGCCATTTGCAG AAGTACCGGTCTCACCGGAAGCACATGAttgcgcgggaggcggaggcggcgagCTGGACCCAACGACGACAGATGTACGCCGCCGGCGGGCCGGCCGCGGCCGTGAAGAGGCAGGACTCGAACATGTGGACCGTGCCAACCATCGGCTTCGCGCCGGcgcaccctcctcctcctccccctccttcaCCGGCAGCCATGCAGCACTACGCTCGGCCGTTGCACGTCTGGGGTCACCCTACGATGGACTCGCCCCGGATGCCGATGTGGCCGAGGCACACAATATCCCGCGCCCCGATGCCGGCGTGggctcccccgccgccgccgccgtctgaCCCGGCTTTCTGGCACCACCCTTACATGAGG GGGCCCGCAGCGTATATGCCGACCCATGGGACTCCTTGCATGGCAATGCCGATGACACCG AAATTTCCTGCTCCACCTGTGCCCGTTGCCATGCCGTGCACAGTCTATGCGCCCCCCTCCCCGGCGCCAGCGCTGGCGAGCAAGAACCAACAAGATTCGCAGCTCCAGCTACAAGCACAGCCA TCAAATGAGAGCATAGACGCGGCCATTGGTGATGTTTTATCCAAACCGTGGCTGCCACTGCCTCTGGGTCTGAAGCCCCCTTCGTTGGGGAGCGTCATGGGCGAGCTCGAAAGGCAAGGCGTGGCCAATGTGCCCCAAGCCTGCGGGTGA
- the LOC109777288 gene encoding cytochrome P450 93G2, translating into MDQLGVGVVSDSVAPWLVASLLAAVAFFLLTLVRHGGKQGRLPPSPMALPFIGHLHLIRPPPHRAFDRIINRYGPLVYLRLGPSTHCVVIGSADVARDVLKFEGSIPERPLTAVTRHLAYDSAGFAFAPYGPHWRFMKRLCMSELLGPRTIEQLRPVRAAELAGVMRAAAEAAAKGETVDMSRQLIRMSNNAIMRMVASALPGDMADTARDCAKKVAELVGAFNLEDYVALCRGWDLQGLDRKTRDVRDRFDALLESMIRTKEKERREEADETKTKAKDLLDILMDAAADPAAEVKLTRDNIKAFIIDIFTAGSDTTATTVEWMLADLLNHPDCLQKLRAELDAVVGRSRVVGEPDVAQMPYLQAVLKETLRLRPPAVFAQREAIEPIHVRGYTIPVKTSVFFNIFSIGRDAAYWEEPLEFRPERFMPGGAGEAVDPKGQHMQLMPFGSGRRACPGMGLAMQAVPAFLAALVQCFDWEVPNPPLDMEEEAGLVTARKQPLVLLPTQRLHPLPLP; encoded by the exons ATGGACCAACTCGGAGTCGGAGTAGTCTCGGACAGTGTAGCGCCATGGCTTGTGGCCTcgctcctcgccgccgtcgccttcttcctcctcacgcTGGTCAGACATGGCGGCAAGCAGGGTCGCCTCCCCCCGAGCCCCATGGCACTTCCGTTCATCGGCCACCTCCACCTCATCCGCCCGCCTCCCCACCGCGCCTTCGACCGCATCATTAACCGCTACGGCCCGCTCGTGTACCTCCGCCTTGGCCCCTCCACCCACTGCGTCGTCATCGGCTCTGCCGACGTCGCCCGCGACGTCCTCAAGTTCGAGGGCAGCATCCCGGAGCGCCCGCTCACGGCGGTCACGCGGCACCTCGCCTACGACTCGGCCGGCTTCGCCTTCGCGCCCTACGGCCCGCACTGGCGCTTCATGAAGCGCCTCTGCATGTCGGAGCTGCTCGGCCCGCGCACCATCGAGCAGCTGCGCCCCGTCCGCGCCGCCGAGCTCGCGGGCGTCATgcgcgcggcggcggaggcggccgcCAAGGGCGAGACCGTGGACATGAGCAGGCAGCTCATCCGCATGTCCAACAACGCCATCATGAGGATGGTGGCGAGCGCGCTGCCCGGCGACATGGCCGACACGGCTCGGGACTGCGCCAAGAAGGTGGCGGAGCTGGTGGGCGCGTTCAACTTGGAGGACTACGTGGCGCTGTGCCGCGGCTGGGACCTGCAGGGGCTCGACCGGAAGACGCGCGACGTGCGCGACAGGTTCGACGCGCTGCTCGAATCCATGATCAGGACCAAGGAGAAGGAGCGGCGTGAGGAAGCAGACGAGACCAAGACCAAGGCCAAGGACTTGCTTGACATTCTCATGGACGCGGCGGCCGACCCGGCCGCCGAGGTCAAGCTCACCCGGGACAACATCAAGGCGTTCATCATC GACATCTTCACTGCCGGGTCGGACACGACAGCCACCACCGTGGAGTGGATGCTGGCAGATCTGCTCAACCACCCGGACTGCCTGCAGAAGCTGCGGGCGGAGCTGGATGCCGTGGTGGGCAGGTCCCGGGTGGTGGGCGAGCCGGACGTGGCCCAGATGCCATACCTGCAGGCGGTGCTCAAGGAGACCCTGCGGCTGCGGCCGCCGGCGGTGTTCGCGCAGCGGGAGGCGATCGAGCCCATACACGTCCGTGGGTACACCATCCCTGTCAAGACGTCggtcttcttcaacatcttctcCATCGGGCGCGACGCGGCGTACTGGGAGGAGCCGCTCGAGTTCCGGCCGGAGCGGTTCATGcccggcggcgccggcgaggccgTGGACCCCAAGGGGCAGCACATGCAGCTCATGCCGTTCGGGAGCGGGCGGCGCGCCTGCCCCGGCATGGGGCTGGCCATGCAGGCCGTGCCGGCGTTCCTGGCCGCGCTGGTGCAGTGTTTCGACTGGGAGGTGCCAAATCCGCCGCTGgacatggaggaggaggcggggctGGTCACCGCGAGGAAGCAGCCGCTCGTGCTCCTGCCCACGCAGCGCCTCCATCCACTGCCCCTTCCTTAA